In Sphaeramia orbicularis chromosome 1, fSphaOr1.1, whole genome shotgun sequence, a genomic segment contains:
- the uba6 gene encoding ubiquitin-like modifier-activating enzyme 6 isoform X2, producing the protein MAADSMEIDDSLYSRQRYVLGDSAMHQMAQSSVFLSGMGGLGVEIAKNIVLAGVKAVTLHDTKQCETWDLGSNFFIRKDDVSHHRTRVEAVCPRVAELNPYVHVDMLSSALDDNTDLSFLKKYQCVILTEARLSLQRRVNDFCHMQRPPIRFIGCDAYGVCVRVFCDFGEEFEVSDPTGEEPKEVFIQSITQDNPGVITCMDNQPHGLQTGQSVVFREVNGMNELNGSVRQVSVLSPHSFAIGDTSQLQPYAHGGFFVLVKTPKTYRFETLERQLCDPQVLTPDFSKPEAPLQIHAAMLALDTFQEQHSRLPNIGCLQDAEVLLKLTEEVNSTLRNKVPVNTDLVCCLSRTARGSLPPLAAAVGGLASQEALKAITGKFAPLQQWFYLDAMEVVRPLQSYSAEEFSPRGDRYDGLRACIGESMCLELHKLRVFMVGCGAIGCEMLKNFALLGVGLTTNSGEVCITDPDLIEKSNLNRQFLFRPHHIQKPKSTTAAAATLDINPDLQVDAHLNKVCPATEGIYSDSFYSRLNLVVTALDNVEARRYVDSRCVSNQRALLDSGTMGTKGHTEIIVPNLTESYNSHRDPPEEEIPFCTLKSFPSVIEHTIQWARDKFENAFAHKPSIFNSFWQTHSSAEVVLQRMQSGESLEGSFQVIKLLSRRPSQWEQCITIARLKFEKYFKRKALQLLHSFPLDTRLKDGSLFWQSPKRPPAPIEFDLKNSLHFAFIVSTARLFAGIYNIPYSDKDLSEEAVTRILSEVPIPEYQPSEKSIETDETAKKPDQMKMPLSSEEEREAIMQLEKAIVTDCVTEEKLRMTPLQFEKDDDSNGHLDFVASASALRATMYAIEPADRLKTKRIAGKIIPAIATATAAVAGLVALELIKVIGGYEFESFKNCFFNLAIPVVVLTEPAPVKKTLIRDNIYFSIWDCWTIFGHEDFTLSDFMNAVREKYGIEPTMVVHGVKMLYVPVMPGHSKRLKLTMQKLIKPSVDRRYVDLTVSFAPEADGDEDLPGPPVRYYFSCNGETP; encoded by the exons ATGGCTGCAGACTCGATGGAGATTGATGATTCTCTCTACAG CCGCCAGCGTTATGTGCTGGGAGACAGTGCTATGCACCAGATGGCCCAGTCCTCAGTCTTTCTCAGTGGAATGGGAGGACTGGGCGTAGAGATAG CAAAGAATATTGTCCTGGCTGGAGTGAAG GCAGTCACACTTCATGACACAAAGCAGTGTGAGACTTGGGATCTGGGTTCAAACTTCTTCATCCGCAAAGATGATGTCTCACATCACAGGACGAG GGTGGAAGCGGTTTGTCCTCGGGTTGCAGAGTTGAACCCTTACGTTCATGTTGACATGTTGTCCTCTGCTCTAGACGACAACACTGATCTCAGCTTTCTGAAAAAGTACCAG tgTGTTATTCTGACTGAAGCCAGATTGAGCCTCCAGAGAAGAGTGAATGATTTCTGCCACATGCAGAGACCTCCCATCAGA TTCATTGGCTGTGATGCATATGGCGTCTGTGTGCGGGTATTTTGTGATTTTGGTGAGGAGTTTGAAGTGTCAGATCCCACAGGAGAAGAGCCCAAGGAGGTGTTCATCCAAAGTATCACACAG GACAACCCTGGGGTGATAACATGCATGGACAACCAACCCCATGGTCTACAGACAGGCCAGAGTGTTGTCTTCAGAGAGGTCAATGGCATGAATGAACTCAATGGCTCTGTTCGACAAGTTTCAG TCCTCTCTCCTCACAGTTTTGCAATAGGAGATACATCTCAACTACAGCCGTATGCACATGGTGGTTTCTTTGTCCTGGTGAAAACTCCAAAGACATATAGATTT GAAACATTAGAGAGACAGTTATGTGATCCTCAGGTCCTGACCCCAGACTTCAGTAAACCAGAG GCCCCACTGCAAATCCATGCAGCCATGCTGGCTCTGGACACATTTCAGGAGCAACACAGTAGACTTCCTAACATCGG GTGTTTACAGGATGCTGAGGTTTTATTGAAGTTAACTGAGGAAGTCAATTCAACTCTCAGGAACAAA GTTCCTGTGAATACTGACTTAGTGTGCTGCTTGTCGAGAACAGCAAGGGGAAGTCTCCCTCCTTTAGCAGCAGCTGTAGGAGGCCTAGCCAGTCAGGAAGCTCTAAAGGCCATCACAGGGAAGTTTGCACCGCTGCAGCAGTGG TTTTATCTTGATGCCATGGAGGTAGTCAGGCCACTGCAGTCTTATTCTGCTGAGGAGTTTTCCCCCAGAGGAGATCGGTATGATGGATTACGAGCTTGCATCGGTGAATCAATGTGCCTAGAACTGCACAAGCTCAGAGTATTCATG GTGGGCTGTGGTGCCATAGGCTGTGAGATGCTGAAAAACTTTGCTCTACTTGGCGTGGGATTAACCACTAACTCTGGAGAG GTATGCATCACAGACCCTGATCTTATAGAAAAGTCCAACCTCAATCGGCAGTTTCTTTTCAGACCTCATCATATACAG AAACCGAAAAGTACCACCGCAGCAGCAGCCACTCTGGATATCAACCCAGACTTGCAGGTGGACGCTCATCTCAACAAAGTGTGTCCGGCTACTGAGGGAATCTACAGTGACTCCTTTTATTCCCGTCTGAATCTTGTGGTCACTGCACTGGACAACGTGGAGGCTCGGAGATATGTGGACAG ccGCTGTGTGTCTAATCAGAGAGCTCTCCTAGACTCTGGTACAATGGGAACTAAAGGACACACAGAAATAATTGTGCCAAACTTGACAGAGTCCTACAATAGCCAT AGGGATCCCCCTGAAGAGGAAATCCCATTCTGCACTCTCAAGTCTTTTCCCTCTGTCATAGAGCACACCATCCAGTGGGCAAGAGACAAG tttgagaATGCATTTGCCCACAAGCCCTCCATCTTTAACTCATTCTGGCAGACGCACTCCTCAGCTGAAGTGGTCCTACAG AGGATGCAATCCGGAGAAAGTCTGGAGGGATCATTCCAAGTCATTAAGTTGCTCAGCAGACGGCCCAGCCAGTGGGAACAGTGCATCACCATCGCTCGTCTGAAATTTGAGAAGTATTTCAAGAGAAAG gcccTACAGCTGTTGCACTCTTTTCCCCTGGACACAAGGTTAAAAGATGGAA GTTTGTTCTGGCAATCCCCAAAGCGACCGCCAGCGCCTATTGAATTTGACTTGAAAAACTCTTT GCACTTCGCTTTCATCGTCAGCACAGCCCGACTCTTTGCAGGGATTTATAACATTCCCTACTCAGACAAG GATCTCTCTGAAGAAGCAGTGACCAGGATTCTCTCTGAAGTCCCAATCCCAGAGTACCAGCCCTCAGAGAAA TCTATAGAGACAGATGAGACGGCAAAGAAGCCTGATCAGATGAAGATGCCATTAAGCAGTGAAGAGGAGAGGGAGGCCATCATGCAGCTGGAAAAGGCCATCGTCACTGATTGTGTCACAGAAG AGAAGCTACGGATGACTCCACTGCAGTTTGAAAAGGACGACGACAGTAATGGCCACCTGGACTTTGTCGCATCAGCGTCTGCGCTCAGAGCCACAATGTACGCGATTGAGCCAGCTGACCGCCTCAAGACCAAACGCATTGCTGGAAAGATCATTCCTGCCATTGCCACGGCAACAGCAGCTGTGGCTGGACTG GTGGCCCTGGAGTTGATTAAGGTGATCGGGGGCTATGAGTTTGAGTCTTTCAAAAACTGCTTCTTTAACTTGGCCATCCCTGTAGTGGTGCTCACTGAGCCAGCTCCGGTTAAGAAGACACTCATCAG GGATAATATCTACTTCTCTATCTGGGACTGTTGGACCATCTTTGGCCATGAAGATTTCACTCTGTCTGACTTCATGAATGCAGTGAGG GAAAAGTATGGAATTGAGCCCACCATGGTTGTCCACGGTGTAAAGATGCTTTATGTGCCTGTAATGCCAGGACACTCGAAGAGACTCAAACTGAC GATGCAGAAGCTGATTAAGCCATCAGTCGACCGGCGCTATGTCGACCTTACCGTGTCATTTGCCCCGGAGGCAGACGGGGATGAGGATTTGCCCGGTCCTCCTGTCAGGTACTACTTCAGCTGCAACGGAGAGACACCCTGA
- the uba6 gene encoding ubiquitin-like modifier-activating enzyme 6 isoform X1 has protein sequence MHMAADSMEIDDSLYSRQRYVLGDSAMHQMAQSSVFLSGMGGLGVEIAKNIVLAGVKAVTLHDTKQCETWDLGSNFFIRKDDVSHHRTRVEAVCPRVAELNPYVHVDMLSSALDDNTDLSFLKKYQCVILTEARLSLQRRVNDFCHMQRPPIRFIGCDAYGVCVRVFCDFGEEFEVSDPTGEEPKEVFIQSITQDNPGVITCMDNQPHGLQTGQSVVFREVNGMNELNGSVRQVSVLSPHSFAIGDTSQLQPYAHGGFFVLVKTPKTYRFETLERQLCDPQVLTPDFSKPEAPLQIHAAMLALDTFQEQHSRLPNIGCLQDAEVLLKLTEEVNSTLRNKVPVNTDLVCCLSRTARGSLPPLAAAVGGLASQEALKAITGKFAPLQQWFYLDAMEVVRPLQSYSAEEFSPRGDRYDGLRACIGESMCLELHKLRVFMVGCGAIGCEMLKNFALLGVGLTTNSGEVCITDPDLIEKSNLNRQFLFRPHHIQKPKSTTAAAATLDINPDLQVDAHLNKVCPATEGIYSDSFYSRLNLVVTALDNVEARRYVDSRCVSNQRALLDSGTMGTKGHTEIIVPNLTESYNSHRDPPEEEIPFCTLKSFPSVIEHTIQWARDKFENAFAHKPSIFNSFWQTHSSAEVVLQRMQSGESLEGSFQVIKLLSRRPSQWEQCITIARLKFEKYFKRKALQLLHSFPLDTRLKDGSLFWQSPKRPPAPIEFDLKNSLHFAFIVSTARLFAGIYNIPYSDKDLSEEAVTRILSEVPIPEYQPSEKSIETDETAKKPDQMKMPLSSEEEREAIMQLEKAIVTDCVTEEKLRMTPLQFEKDDDSNGHLDFVASASALRATMYAIEPADRLKTKRIAGKIIPAIATATAAVAGLVALELIKVIGGYEFESFKNCFFNLAIPVVVLTEPAPVKKTLIRDNIYFSIWDCWTIFGHEDFTLSDFMNAVREKYGIEPTMVVHGVKMLYVPVMPGHSKRLKLTMQKLIKPSVDRRYVDLTVSFAPEADGDEDLPGPPVRYYFSCNGETP, from the exons ATGCA CATGGCTGCAGACTCGATGGAGATTGATGATTCTCTCTACAG CCGCCAGCGTTATGTGCTGGGAGACAGTGCTATGCACCAGATGGCCCAGTCCTCAGTCTTTCTCAGTGGAATGGGAGGACTGGGCGTAGAGATAG CAAAGAATATTGTCCTGGCTGGAGTGAAG GCAGTCACACTTCATGACACAAAGCAGTGTGAGACTTGGGATCTGGGTTCAAACTTCTTCATCCGCAAAGATGATGTCTCACATCACAGGACGAG GGTGGAAGCGGTTTGTCCTCGGGTTGCAGAGTTGAACCCTTACGTTCATGTTGACATGTTGTCCTCTGCTCTAGACGACAACACTGATCTCAGCTTTCTGAAAAAGTACCAG tgTGTTATTCTGACTGAAGCCAGATTGAGCCTCCAGAGAAGAGTGAATGATTTCTGCCACATGCAGAGACCTCCCATCAGA TTCATTGGCTGTGATGCATATGGCGTCTGTGTGCGGGTATTTTGTGATTTTGGTGAGGAGTTTGAAGTGTCAGATCCCACAGGAGAAGAGCCCAAGGAGGTGTTCATCCAAAGTATCACACAG GACAACCCTGGGGTGATAACATGCATGGACAACCAACCCCATGGTCTACAGACAGGCCAGAGTGTTGTCTTCAGAGAGGTCAATGGCATGAATGAACTCAATGGCTCTGTTCGACAAGTTTCAG TCCTCTCTCCTCACAGTTTTGCAATAGGAGATACATCTCAACTACAGCCGTATGCACATGGTGGTTTCTTTGTCCTGGTGAAAACTCCAAAGACATATAGATTT GAAACATTAGAGAGACAGTTATGTGATCCTCAGGTCCTGACCCCAGACTTCAGTAAACCAGAG GCCCCACTGCAAATCCATGCAGCCATGCTGGCTCTGGACACATTTCAGGAGCAACACAGTAGACTTCCTAACATCGG GTGTTTACAGGATGCTGAGGTTTTATTGAAGTTAACTGAGGAAGTCAATTCAACTCTCAGGAACAAA GTTCCTGTGAATACTGACTTAGTGTGCTGCTTGTCGAGAACAGCAAGGGGAAGTCTCCCTCCTTTAGCAGCAGCTGTAGGAGGCCTAGCCAGTCAGGAAGCTCTAAAGGCCATCACAGGGAAGTTTGCACCGCTGCAGCAGTGG TTTTATCTTGATGCCATGGAGGTAGTCAGGCCACTGCAGTCTTATTCTGCTGAGGAGTTTTCCCCCAGAGGAGATCGGTATGATGGATTACGAGCTTGCATCGGTGAATCAATGTGCCTAGAACTGCACAAGCTCAGAGTATTCATG GTGGGCTGTGGTGCCATAGGCTGTGAGATGCTGAAAAACTTTGCTCTACTTGGCGTGGGATTAACCACTAACTCTGGAGAG GTATGCATCACAGACCCTGATCTTATAGAAAAGTCCAACCTCAATCGGCAGTTTCTTTTCAGACCTCATCATATACAG AAACCGAAAAGTACCACCGCAGCAGCAGCCACTCTGGATATCAACCCAGACTTGCAGGTGGACGCTCATCTCAACAAAGTGTGTCCGGCTACTGAGGGAATCTACAGTGACTCCTTTTATTCCCGTCTGAATCTTGTGGTCACTGCACTGGACAACGTGGAGGCTCGGAGATATGTGGACAG ccGCTGTGTGTCTAATCAGAGAGCTCTCCTAGACTCTGGTACAATGGGAACTAAAGGACACACAGAAATAATTGTGCCAAACTTGACAGAGTCCTACAATAGCCAT AGGGATCCCCCTGAAGAGGAAATCCCATTCTGCACTCTCAAGTCTTTTCCCTCTGTCATAGAGCACACCATCCAGTGGGCAAGAGACAAG tttgagaATGCATTTGCCCACAAGCCCTCCATCTTTAACTCATTCTGGCAGACGCACTCCTCAGCTGAAGTGGTCCTACAG AGGATGCAATCCGGAGAAAGTCTGGAGGGATCATTCCAAGTCATTAAGTTGCTCAGCAGACGGCCCAGCCAGTGGGAACAGTGCATCACCATCGCTCGTCTGAAATTTGAGAAGTATTTCAAGAGAAAG gcccTACAGCTGTTGCACTCTTTTCCCCTGGACACAAGGTTAAAAGATGGAA GTTTGTTCTGGCAATCCCCAAAGCGACCGCCAGCGCCTATTGAATTTGACTTGAAAAACTCTTT GCACTTCGCTTTCATCGTCAGCACAGCCCGACTCTTTGCAGGGATTTATAACATTCCCTACTCAGACAAG GATCTCTCTGAAGAAGCAGTGACCAGGATTCTCTCTGAAGTCCCAATCCCAGAGTACCAGCCCTCAGAGAAA TCTATAGAGACAGATGAGACGGCAAAGAAGCCTGATCAGATGAAGATGCCATTAAGCAGTGAAGAGGAGAGGGAGGCCATCATGCAGCTGGAAAAGGCCATCGTCACTGATTGTGTCACAGAAG AGAAGCTACGGATGACTCCACTGCAGTTTGAAAAGGACGACGACAGTAATGGCCACCTGGACTTTGTCGCATCAGCGTCTGCGCTCAGAGCCACAATGTACGCGATTGAGCCAGCTGACCGCCTCAAGACCAAACGCATTGCTGGAAAGATCATTCCTGCCATTGCCACGGCAACAGCAGCTGTGGCTGGACTG GTGGCCCTGGAGTTGATTAAGGTGATCGGGGGCTATGAGTTTGAGTCTTTCAAAAACTGCTTCTTTAACTTGGCCATCCCTGTAGTGGTGCTCACTGAGCCAGCTCCGGTTAAGAAGACACTCATCAG GGATAATATCTACTTCTCTATCTGGGACTGTTGGACCATCTTTGGCCATGAAGATTTCACTCTGTCTGACTTCATGAATGCAGTGAGG GAAAAGTATGGAATTGAGCCCACCATGGTTGTCCACGGTGTAAAGATGCTTTATGTGCCTGTAATGCCAGGACACTCGAAGAGACTCAAACTGAC GATGCAGAAGCTGATTAAGCCATCAGTCGACCGGCGCTATGTCGACCTTACCGTGTCATTTGCCCCGGAGGCAGACGGGGATGAGGATTTGCCCGGTCCTCCTGTCAGGTACTACTTCAGCTGCAACGGAGAGACACCCTGA